The Chlorocebus sabaeus isolate Y175 chromosome 1, mChlSab1.0.hap1, whole genome shotgun sequence genome includes a region encoding these proteins:
- the LOC140713214 gene encoding uncharacterized protein has product MTAVFLSAATFWSFPAAAQEDPGSQWWLRSWFLVITQECRPGLVGSDLASQSAQGEEDGPHPSAGNTVAVGRAPASRQGHLLHQGNTCFRSEEAEGRAQRRAELWKEEKPEGLGPEPQILHWQHTGTQQVDWQQQGLQQLNWQQDDPQPEEEQQGLQQLDWQQDDPQPEEQEQCLQQLHWEQPEPQPPLEPPQEPQLEQEQELTQHEKMALTPSDFIPDQTALLAPGFSPPSKLSLKTLLPWHIYTMEYYAAIKKDELMSLAGTWMKLETIILSKLSQGQKTKHRMFSLIDGS; this is encoded by the exons ATGACCGCTGTGTTCCTGTCTGCTGCCACCTTCTGGAGTTTCCCA GCAGCGGCCCAGGAGGATCCAGGGTCCCAGTGGTGGTTGAGAAGCTGGTTTTTAGTGATCACTCAGGAATGTCGACCTGGCCTTGTGGGGTCAGACCTTGCATCTCAGTCAGCCCAGGGAGAAGAAGATGGTCCACACCCAAGTGCAGGGAACACCGTGGCAGTCGGCCGGGCACCCGCTTCCAGGCAAGGACACCTCCTGCATCAAGGAAACACGTGTTTCCGGAGTGAGGAGGCTGAAGGCAGGGCCCAGAGGAGAGCCGAGCTGTGGAAGGAG GAGAAACCTGAAGGTCTGGGTCCAGAGCCTCAGATCTTGCACTGGCAGCACACGGGGACACAGCAGGTGGACTGgcagcagcagggtttgcagCAACTGAACTGGCAGCAGGATGACCCACAGCCTGAGGAGGAGCAGCAGGGCTTGCAGCAGCTGGACTGGCAGCAGGATGACCCACAACCTGAAGAGCAAGAGCAGTGCTTGCAGCAACTGCACTGGGAGCAGCCAGAACCACAGCCCCCCTTGGAGCCCCCACaggagccacagctggagcaggaaCAG gaactgactcagcacgaGAAGATGGCTTTGACTCCCAGTGACTTCATCCCTGACCAGACAGCACTCCTGGCTCCTGGCTTCTCCCCACCCagcaagttgtccttaaaaactctgctcccttggcacatctacaccatggaatactacgcagccataaaaaaggatgagctcatgtccttggcagggacatggatgaagctggaaaccatcattctcagcaaactatcacaaggacagaaaaccaaacaccgtatgttctcactcatagatgggagttga